A window of the Salvelinus alpinus chromosome 25, SLU_Salpinus.1, whole genome shotgun sequence genome harbors these coding sequences:
- the LOC139553893 gene encoding transmembrane protein 234-like — translation MLLSTFVYTMVSVVAVLWGCTNPYLKRGTEGIEHVKKENKFNQFLAEVKFLFLNIKYLIAFLLNQSGSLVYYFTLTTTDLSLVVPVANSLSLLFILLTGKRGGGGGKCCYNVTTFQTL, via the exons ATGCTACTCAGTACTTTTGTTTACACAATGGTATCCGTgg TAGCTGTGCTGTGGGGCTGCACCAACCCATATCTGAAGAGAGGCACAGAGGGGATTGAACATGTTAAAAAGGAGAATAAGTTTAATCAGTTCCTGGCTGAGGTCAAGTTCCTGTTTTTAAACATCAA GTACCTGATTGCATTCCTACTGAATCAGAGTGGATCCTTGGTGTACTACTTCACTCTTACCACCACAG atCTGTCTCTGGTTGTGCCTGTGGCCAACTCCCTCTCCTTGCTGTTCATCCTGCTCACTGGGAAgcggggaggaggtggagggaaatGTTGTTATAATGTCACCACTTTCCAAACATTATGA